One window of the Shewanella khirikhana genome contains the following:
- a CDS encoding sensor histidine kinase, which translates to MGIIVALYRRPIEDEARVLELFKLFSGRIEAELDRLSHERLLERANQQLESKVAERTAHLDKVISELKDAQERLVESEKMAAMGNLVAGLAHEVNTPLGVAITSHSVLSEQRDALRTHYQSGELSTEELDEYLETTDSALMLLDVNLHRAVELVESFKRTAADQHCADKELINLAQYYRQVLLALKPLLKSVQAKASIHIPEDWNLTTIPGVHSQTLTNLLSNSVMHAFDAGTDNKIEISGERLADGNYCIHYRDNGKGLSPEARKHIFEPFCTTARTKGGIGLGMSIVFNLVNQQLGGKIILPASERGFALDMVFPDLGEG; encoded by the coding sequence ATGGGCATTATCGTCGCCCTGTATCGACGGCCCATTGAAGATGAAGCTCGGGTGCTGGAGCTGTTTAAACTCTTCTCTGGCCGCATTGAGGCCGAACTTGACCGCCTTTCCCATGAAAGACTGCTGGAAAGGGCCAATCAGCAGCTAGAGTCGAAAGTGGCTGAGCGCACAGCGCATCTTGATAAGGTTATCAGTGAGCTTAAAGACGCCCAGGAGCGGCTTGTAGAGTCAGAGAAAATGGCCGCCATGGGTAATCTGGTGGCCGGGCTTGCCCATGAGGTCAATACACCGCTCGGTGTTGCCATTACCAGCCACAGCGTGCTCAGTGAGCAGCGCGATGCCCTTCGCACCCATTATCAAAGTGGTGAGCTATCAACCGAAGAGCTGGACGAATACCTAGAGACGACCGACAGTGCGCTGATGCTGCTCGATGTGAACCTGCACCGGGCGGTGGAACTGGTGGAAAGCTTTAAGCGCACCGCCGCCGACCAACACTGTGCCGACAAAGAGCTGATTAACCTTGCCCAGTATTACCGCCAGGTACTGCTGGCACTGAAGCCCCTGCTCAAATCGGTGCAGGCCAAAGCCAGTATTCACATCCCCGAAGACTGGAACCTGACGACCATCCCCGGAGTACACTCCCAAACCCTGACCAATTTGCTCAGTAACAGCGTGATGCACGCCTTCGATGCCGGCACGGATAATAAGATAGAGATCAGCGGTGAGCGCCTTGCCGATGGCAACTATTGCATTCACTACCGGGACAACGGCAAGGGCCTGAGCCCCGAAGCCAGGAAGCACATCTTTGAGCCCTTTTGCACCACGGCACGCACCAAAGGCGGCATAGGTCTTGGGATGAGTATTGTATTTAACTTGGTTAATCAGCAGCTTGGCGGAAAAATCATTCTGCCCGCCAGTGAAAGGGGCTTTGCCTTGGATATGGTGTTTCCGGATCTTGGCGAAGGTTAG
- the acs gene encoding acetate--CoA ligase: MSTQSLYSVPADIAQNSLVNNEQYQKMYQESVSNPEGFWGEQAKRIDWIKPFTQVKDTSYDDQNLYIKWFHDGTLNASANCLDRHLATKGDDIAIIWEGDDASEQRKVTYRELHGEVCRFANALKAQGVQKGDVVTIYMPMVVEATVAMLACARIGAIHSVVFGGFSPDSIASRVIDGKSKVLITADEGVRGGRKIPLKGNIDEALNRPEVTTVETVIVLKRTGGNVDWQQGRDVWWHDVIASVSDDCPAEEMGAEDPLFLLYTSGSTGNPKGVLHTTGGYMVYASMTHEYVFDYKPGEVYWCTADVGWITGHSYMVYGPLANGATILIHEGIPNYPSPARLGEIVDRHQVNILYTAPTLIRALMAEGKQHFDNFDGKSLRIMGSVGEPINPEAWRWYHEVIGHEHCPIVDTWWQTETGGILITPLPGATDTKPGSATRPFFGVQPALVDNEGNILEGATEGNLVLLDSWPGQMRTVYGDHERFVLTYFKTFRGMYFTGDGARRDEDGYYWITGRVDDVINVSGHRLGTAEVESALVAHDLVAEAAVVGYPHDIKGQGIYAYVTLTKGTEATEELRQELRQWVRKEIGALATPDLIQWASGLPKTRSGKIMRRFLRKIAANEITNLGDSSTLADPSVIDTLIESRLNRAD; the protein is encoded by the coding sequence ATGAGCACGCAGTCTCTCTACTCAGTGCCTGCCGACATTGCACAAAACTCACTGGTAAACAACGAACAATATCAGAAGATGTACCAGGAATCCGTTTCCAACCCTGAGGGTTTCTGGGGAGAGCAAGCCAAGCGCATCGACTGGATAAAGCCATTTACCCAGGTCAAAGACACTTCCTACGACGACCAGAATCTGTATATCAAATGGTTCCACGATGGCACCCTGAACGCATCCGCCAACTGCCTTGACCGCCATCTGGCCACCAAGGGCGATGATATCGCCATCATCTGGGAAGGCGATGATGCCAGCGAACAGCGCAAAGTCACCTACCGTGAGCTGCACGGTGAAGTGTGCCGCTTTGCCAACGCCCTGAAAGCACAAGGCGTGCAAAAAGGCGATGTGGTAACCATCTATATGCCCATGGTGGTTGAAGCCACAGTTGCCATGTTGGCCTGTGCCCGCATTGGCGCCATCCACTCAGTGGTGTTTGGTGGTTTCTCACCTGACTCCATCGCTTCCCGCGTGATTGATGGCAAATCCAAGGTACTGATAACCGCCGATGAAGGCGTGCGTGGCGGCCGTAAAATTCCGCTTAAGGGCAACATCGATGAAGCACTGAACCGCCCTGAAGTTACCACAGTGGAAACCGTGATTGTGCTTAAGCGCACCGGTGGCAATGTCGACTGGCAGCAAGGCCGGGATGTGTGGTGGCACGATGTGATAGCAAGCGTATCTGATGACTGCCCCGCCGAAGAAATGGGCGCTGAAGATCCACTGTTTTTGCTGTACACCTCAGGCTCTACCGGTAACCCCAAGGGCGTGTTGCACACCACAGGTGGTTATATGGTGTACGCCTCCATGACCCACGAATATGTGTTCGATTACAAGCCAGGCGAAGTGTACTGGTGTACCGCCGATGTGGGCTGGATCACCGGCCACAGCTATATGGTTTATGGTCCGCTGGCCAATGGTGCCACCATCCTCATCCATGAAGGCATTCCAAACTACCCAAGCCCTGCCCGTCTGGGTGAGATTGTCGACCGTCATCAGGTTAACATCCTCTACACAGCGCCGACCCTTATCCGCGCCCTGATGGCCGAAGGCAAGCAGCATTTCGACAACTTCGATGGCAAGTCACTGCGCATCATGGGTTCGGTGGGCGAGCCTATCAACCCCGAAGCCTGGCGCTGGTACCACGAAGTTATTGGTCACGAGCATTGCCCGATTGTGGACACCTGGTGGCAAACCGAAACCGGCGGCATCCTGATCACCCCACTGCCCGGCGCTACCGACACCAAACCCGGTTCGGCCACCCGCCCCTTCTTTGGCGTGCAGCCAGCACTGGTTGACAACGAAGGCAACATCCTCGAAGGCGCCACCGAAGGCAACCTGGTATTGCTGGACTCCTGGCCTGGGCAGATGCGCACCGTGTATGGCGATCACGAGCGCTTCGTGCTGACCTACTTCAAAACCTTCCGTGGCATGTATTTCACCGGTGACGGTGCCCGCCGTGACGAAGATGGTTACTACTGGATCACCGGCCGTGTGGATGATGTGATTAACGTATCCGGCCACCGCCTCGGCACCGCTGAAGTGGAAAGCGCCCTCGTAGCCCACGATCTGGTGGCAGAAGCCGCTGTTGTGGGTTACCCGCACGACATCAAGGGCCAGGGCATCTATGCCTACGTGACCCTGACCAAGGGCACCGAAGCCACTGAAGAGCTGCGTCAGGAGCTGCGTCAGTGGGTGCGTAAAGAAATCGGCGCCCTGGCAACACCGGATCTTATCCAGTGGGCCTCAGGTCTGCCAAAGACCCGTTCAGGCAAAATCATGCGCCGTTTCCTGCGTAAGATTGCGGCAAACGAAATCACCAACCTGGGCGATTCTTCTACCCTGGCGGATCCATCGGTTATCGACACCCTTATCGAGAGCCGCTTGAACCGCGCTGACTAA
- a CDS encoding response regulator transcription factor — protein sequence MKLENLNIIIADDHPLFRNALRQALSSAFADTRWFEADSADALQQVLDNTDAEYDLVLLDLQMPGSHGYSTLIHLRSHYPDIPVVVISAHEDAQTISRAIHYGSAGFIPKSASMETLTEAMSAVLYGDIWLPSGVEIIKIEEDGTDQMAGKLADLTPQQYRVLQMFAEGLLNKQIAYDLGVSEATIKAHATAIFRKLGVRNRTQAVIALQQLEMDKVDLG from the coding sequence ATGAAGCTCGAGAATCTCAATATCATCATTGCCGATGATCACCCATTGTTTCGCAACGCTCTGAGACAAGCCTTGTCCAGTGCCTTTGCCGATACCCGTTGGTTTGAGGCCGACAGTGCAGATGCATTGCAGCAGGTACTGGATAACACCGATGCCGAGTACGACTTGGTGCTGCTCGATTTGCAGATGCCCGGCTCCCACGGTTATTCCACCCTCATCCATCTTCGCTCCCACTACCCCGATATCCCGGTGGTGGTAATTTCAGCCCACGAAGATGCGCAGACCATCAGCCGTGCCATCCATTACGGCAGCGCCGGTTTTATCCCCAAATCTGCCTCGATGGAAACCCTCACCGAAGCCATGAGCGCCGTGCTTTACGGTGATATCTGGCTGCCGTCAGGGGTTGAGATCATCAAAATTGAGGAAGATGGCACCGATCAGATGGCAGGCAAGCTTGCGGATCTGACCCCGCAGCAATACCGGGTATTGCAGATGTTTGCCGAAGGTCTGCTCAATAAACAAATCGCCTATGATTTGGGGGTATCCGAGGCCACCATCAAGGCCCACGCCACTGCGATTTTCCGTAAGCTTGGCGTGAGAAACCGCACCCAGGCGGTGATTGCGCTGCAGCAACTGGAAATGGATAAAGTCGATTTGGGTTAA
- a CDS encoding NAD(P)/FAD-dependent oxidoreductase, with amino-acid sequence MQARCGSYYNATIKQETDYPPLAGDIQADVAIIGGGFTGVNTALELAERGYSVVLLEANKIAWGATGRNGGQVTGSLSGDNAMTKQLRNRIGLEAEDYVWALRWRGHDIIKNRVAKYNIDCDLRFGHLHTAFKPAHMDELKSMLDEAERRGMGDLVSLVQKDEMPQYLESPLYHGGLLNKKNMHLHSVNLCIGEARAAESLGVRIFEGSQVLDIVDGPRPVVKTAFGSVTADKVMIAGNAYHKLGRPRLKGMLFPASLGNCATVQLSDEVARAINPHNLAVYDCRFVLDYYRLTADNRLMFGGGTNYSGRDPKNVAEELRPAIERTFPRLKGVEIEFAWAGMAGIVINRIPQLGKVSEYVYYCQGYSGHGVATSHIMSEIMAKAIDGDLREFGLFAGMKHWRIPLNEWFGNQALAVGMLYYQLRESLRG; translated from the coding sequence ATGCAAGCTCGCTGCGGTTCTTACTACAACGCCACCATCAAGCAGGAAACCGATTATCCGCCGCTTGCGGGGGATATTCAGGCCGATGTGGCCATTATCGGTGGCGGTTTTACCGGTGTGAACACAGCGCTGGAGCTGGCCGAACGCGGTTACAGCGTGGTCTTGCTGGAAGCCAATAAAATCGCCTGGGGCGCGACCGGTCGAAACGGCGGTCAGGTCACAGGTTCATTATCGGGCGACAACGCCATGACCAAACAGCTCAGAAACCGCATAGGCTTGGAAGCCGAAGACTATGTATGGGCACTGCGCTGGCGCGGTCATGACATCATCAAAAACAGGGTGGCCAAGTACAATATCGATTGTGATTTGCGCTTTGGCCACCTGCATACCGCCTTTAAACCAGCCCACATGGATGAGCTTAAATCCATGCTGGATGAAGCCGAGCGCCGGGGTATGGGCGATTTGGTGTCGCTGGTGCAAAAGGACGAGATGCCGCAGTATCTCGAATCGCCGCTGTATCACGGCGGTTTGCTCAACAAAAAGAACATGCATCTGCACTCAGTCAACCTCTGTATTGGTGAGGCGAGGGCGGCTGAAAGCCTGGGAGTACGGATTTTTGAAGGCAGCCAGGTGCTGGATATCGTGGATGGCCCCCGGCCAGTGGTGAAAACTGCCTTCGGCAGCGTGACTGCCGACAAGGTGATGATTGCCGGTAACGCCTATCACAAGCTGGGACGCCCACGTCTGAAGGGGATGCTGTTTCCGGCCTCCCTTGGCAACTGTGCCACTGTGCAGTTGTCTGACGAGGTCGCCAGGGCCATCAATCCCCATAACCTGGCAGTGTACGATTGCCGTTTTGTGCTTGATTATTATCGTCTTACCGCTGATAACCGCTTGATGTTCGGTGGCGGTACCAACTACAGCGGTCGCGATCCCAAAAACGTGGCCGAAGAGCTGCGCCCCGCCATCGAGCGCACCTTCCCGCGTCTCAAAGGGGTTGAGATTGAATTTGCCTGGGCCGGTATGGCCGGAATTGTGATTAACCGCATTCCTCAGCTTGGCAAGGTCTCTGAATATGTTTACTACTGCCAGGGCTATTCAGGCCACGGGGTGGCGACAAGCCACATTATGTCGGAAATCATGGCCAAGGCCATCGATGGCGATCTGCGGGAGTTTGGCCTGTTCGCCGGCATGAAACACTGGCGCATTCCGCTCAACGAATGGTTTGGTAATCAGGCGCTTGCGGTAGGGATGTTGTATTATCAGCTGCGGGAAAGCCTGCGTGGCTGA
- a CDS encoding GrxA family glutaredoxin, with the protein MYVVIFGRPGCPYCVRAEQLCEQLAEKREDFRFRYVDIHAEGISKEDLSKTVGKPVETVPQIFVDKTHVGGCTDFEAYVRENNLLD; encoded by the coding sequence ATGTACGTTGTAATTTTTGGCCGTCCCGGCTGCCCTTACTGTGTTCGCGCCGAGCAACTGTGCGAGCAGCTTGCCGAAAAACGTGAAGACTTCCGCTTCCGCTACGTGGATATCCACGCCGAAGGGATCAGCAAAGAAGATCTGTCCAAGACTGTTGGCAAACCGGTAGAAACCGTGCCACAGATTTTTGTAGACAAAACCCACGTGGGTGGCTGCACCGATTTCGAAGCCTACGTGCGCGAAAACAATCTGCTGGATTGA
- a CDS encoding DEAD/DEAH box helicase has protein sequence MTTKPKPTIQLRDYQQDAIDAALNHFRHSRDSAVLVLPTGAGKSLVIAELARIAKGRVLVLTHVKELVAQNAEKVAVLAGEGSIYSAGLGEKDSSGKTVIAGIQSAARNPQAFSEPFSLVIIDECHRVSLDSNSQYHSLFAALKANNPKLLLLGLTATPYRLGEGYIYKRHIHGHVGNPDKAVFDVCIYDLPMRVLIKRGFLTPPRLLDGLAAQYNFDSLIPKDDADYSEAEVNAVLNQSGRATTAIVEQLAGLASAKRGIIIFAATVRHAKEVLKLLEKNGAEPPLSAALITADTPADERDRIIDDFKAERLQFLVNVSVLTTGFDAPHVDLIAILRPTASVSLFQQMVGRGLRLFPGKSECLILDYAANGFSLFHPEVGKPRPDSKSVPVQVPCPACGFANLFWGKTDADGDIVEHYGRRCQGLLEDGNQCDFRYRARICPDCGIENDIAARICRGCDSALVDPDKHLKAVLSHKHHHLFKVADMLLEASDEGLTIIYQDMDGNSFNERFKLATDGQRKALFAAFLLRHQRAPGIKLPKYRDAGAIVADKDKFRAPDMLLLKKTKFGWQLIDKFFDYRGKYQTGARFAL, from the coding sequence ATGACGACCAAGCCTAAGCCCACAATCCAACTTCGCGATTATCAGCAAGATGCCATCGACGCCGCGCTTAACCACTTTCGTCACAGTCGCGACTCGGCGGTGCTGGTGTTGCCCACAGGCGCCGGAAAAAGCCTGGTGATTGCAGAGCTTGCCCGCATTGCCAAAGGCCGGGTGCTGGTGCTGACCCACGTGAAGGAGTTGGTGGCACAAAATGCAGAGAAAGTGGCAGTGCTGGCAGGCGAAGGCAGCATTTATTCCGCCGGACTTGGCGAGAAAGACAGCAGCGGTAAAACCGTAATTGCAGGGATCCAATCGGCGGCCCGTAATCCGCAGGCCTTCAGCGAGCCCTTTTCACTGGTGATCATCGATGAGTGCCACCGGGTGAGCCTCGACAGCAACAGCCAGTACCACAGCCTGTTTGCCGCCCTTAAGGCCAATAACCCCAAGCTACTGCTGCTGGGCCTTACCGCCACCCCCTATCGGCTCGGCGAAGGCTACATCTATAAGCGCCACATCCACGGCCACGTGGGCAATCCAGACAAAGCCGTTTTTGATGTCTGCATTTACGACTTGCCGATGCGGGTATTGATTAAAAGGGGCTTTTTAACACCACCAAGGCTGCTTGATGGCCTTGCAGCCCAGTACAACTTCGACAGCCTTATCCCAAAAGACGACGCCGACTATTCAGAGGCTGAAGTCAACGCAGTCCTGAACCAGAGCGGCCGTGCCACCACCGCGATTGTGGAGCAGTTAGCTGGCCTGGCGTCAGCCAAACGGGGCATCATTATCTTTGCCGCCACGGTACGCCACGCCAAGGAAGTGCTGAAACTGCTTGAGAAAAATGGCGCCGAGCCGCCGCTTAGCGCCGCGCTTATTACCGCCGATACCCCGGCCGATGAACGAGACCGAATTATCGATGACTTTAAGGCCGAGCGGCTGCAGTTTCTGGTCAATGTGTCTGTACTCACCACGGGCTTCGATGCGCCCCATGTGGACCTGATTGCCATTTTGCGCCCCACCGCGTCTGTCAGTCTGTTTCAGCAGATGGTAGGCCGTGGTCTTAGGCTGTTTCCCGGCAAAAGCGAGTGCCTTATCCTCGATTACGCCGCCAATGGCTTCAGTCTGTTCCACCCCGAAGTGGGTAAGCCCAGACCCGACAGCAAAAGTGTGCCTGTGCAGGTGCCTTGTCCGGCCTGCGGCTTTGCCAACCTGTTTTGGGGCAAGACAGATGCTGACGGCGACATAGTCGAGCATTACGGGCGCCGCTGTCAGGGACTTCTGGAAGATGGCAACCAGTGTGATTTTCGCTACCGGGCACGCATCTGCCCTGACTGCGGCATTGAAAACGATATCGCTGCCCGAATATGCCGAGGCTGCGACTCCGCCTTGGTGGACCCAGATAAGCACTTAAAAGCCGTGCTGTCCCACAAGCACCATCATTTGTTCAAAGTGGCGGATATGCTGCTTGAAGCGAGCGATGAGGGGCTGACGATTATCTATCAGGACATGGATGGCAACAGCTTTAACGAGCGCTTTAAACTGGCGACCGATGGCCAGCGCAAGGCACTGTTTGCCGCCTTCCTGCTCAGGCACCAAAGAGCGCCCGGCATTAAGCTGCCCAAATACAGGGATGCCGGCGCCATCGTAGCCGACAAGGACAAGTTTCGTGCCCCGGACATGCTGCTGTTGAAAAAGACCAAGTTTGGCTGGCAACTTATCGACAAATTCTTTGATTATCGGGGCAAATATCAGACGGGCGCACGTTTTGCACTCTGA
- a CDS encoding acyl-CoA thioesterase translates to MPLTDTLPQFPEAIARRIDSSEARVIKAVFPSNTNHHNTLFGGEALAWMDETAFIAATRFCRKPLVTVSSDRIDFNKAIPAGSLAELIARVIHVGNTSLKVEVNIFVEDMYQDKREHAIRGVFTFVAVDENRKPTQVWQHD, encoded by the coding sequence ATGCCACTGACTGATACCCTGCCCCAGTTTCCTGAGGCCATTGCCCGCCGTATTGATTCATCGGAAGCCCGTGTAATCAAAGCGGTTTTCCCCTCCAATACCAACCACCACAACACCCTGTTCGGTGGCGAAGCCCTGGCCTGGATGGATGAAACCGCCTTTATCGCCGCCACCCGCTTTTGCCGTAAACCACTGGTAACCGTGAGTTCCGACAGAATCGATTTCAACAAGGCGATTCCGGCCGGCAGTTTGGCGGAACTAATTGCCCGGGTTATCCACGTCGGCAACACCAGTTTGAAGGTGGAAGTGAACATTTTTGTCGAAGACATGTATCAGGACAAAAGAGAACATGCCATTCGCGGCGTGTTTACCTTTGTTGCCGTGGATGAAAACCGAAAGCCCACCCAGGTGTGGCAGCACGACTGA
- a CDS encoding PAS domain-containing hybrid sensor histidine kinase/response regulator: protein MNLTLFVAVIAVFYVFLLFLLAWGAERWFSGVTKKLQTWIYGLSLAVYCSSWSFLGTVGQSAGDLWSFLPIFLGPILIFTLGFGMLRKMVVVSKAQNITSVADFIAARYGKSQVLAALVTLIALFGIMPYIALQLKAMVASLNLFQPEGKPLDGISVALIISVVLAVFAILFGTRKLDATEHNPGMMLAIAFESLVKIAAFLLVGIVISFGVFGGFGDIWDQALSANLIEHPKLRLETILPDLVVGIAAFLCMPRQFHVMVVECASEKTLSRGRWIFPIYIALFGLFVAPLALSGKLLLGDSVPADTYVINMPLFIGADWLAVVALLGTLSAATGMVIVAVVTISIMVSNEWLVPLMLRGGRIREKNFAQFSQFLLNARRLAIVLILGIGYLSFLYLADSDSLAHLGMLAFGAFAQLAPALVGGLYWKHGNRGGVFLGLGAGFGLWIWVLLQGAGERLASAGLSDVWLLSYISPNVSDTLLALMVNTMFYILGSLWFRAGVVERIQASSFVSPGELKGAGGRKTGPISQQELLILASRFVSPTRAYQSFSRFSAEAVNHESWNKAASPELIAHAEHMLSGVLGASSAALVLDSVIAGRDLALDEVLSLVDEASSKVMLSQEILRGAIEHAYEGISVVDKDLNLVAWNARYSELYQYPEDFLQAGMPISEVVRFNAARGYCGVGDIEDQVERRVQHMRDGTPHTSERERSDGKVIKIQGNPMPDGGFVMTFTDITQYRAQERALKDANETLESRVKERTYELAMLNSQLLEAKAQEEMANASKSRFLAAVGHDLMQPLNAARLFTASLSQYTNLDDEARTTLSHVNSSLKIAGELLTDLLDISKLDSGMVEVNRRDFSVSEILSGLAVEFDAMGKDNQIRFTMVSSSATVNSDPALLRRVLQNFLTNAYRYARGGRVLLGCRHRPGELEIQVLDTGCGIDETELHEIFKEFKRLANPQSKGVSGLGLGLAIADRISKVLGHDIKVASVLGRGSVFSICVPLGKTISTPMPARRPAVLQPLAGVKVLCIDNEEAILAGLESLLRRWQCEVICARDLGDARIKLGLKGVAPDIVLADYHLDDGQNGVDAMDGIRSLYGEHLPGILITANTRKDLVEDVQRRGYHYMAKMVKPAALRALISSLVKSSSVA from the coding sequence ATGAATCTGACCCTCTTTGTCGCCGTGATTGCGGTTTTTTACGTGTTTCTGTTGTTCCTGCTGGCGTGGGGCGCAGAGCGCTGGTTCAGCGGTGTTACCAAAAAACTGCAAACCTGGATTTATGGCCTGAGTCTGGCGGTGTACTGCTCGTCATGGAGCTTTTTGGGCACTGTGGGGCAATCCGCCGGTGACCTCTGGTCCTTTCTGCCCATCTTCCTCGGACCCATACTGATTTTTACCCTTGGCTTTGGCATGCTGCGCAAAATGGTGGTGGTGTCCAAGGCGCAAAATATCACCTCGGTGGCCGACTTTATTGCCGCCCGCTACGGCAAATCCCAGGTACTTGCGGCACTGGTTACCCTGATAGCCCTCTTTGGCATCATGCCCTATATCGCGCTGCAGCTGAAAGCCATGGTGGCGTCGCTCAATTTGTTCCAGCCAGAGGGCAAGCCCCTTGATGGGATAAGTGTGGCGCTGATCATCTCCGTGGTGCTGGCGGTGTTTGCCATCCTGTTTGGTACCCGCAAACTCGATGCCACCGAACACAACCCGGGGATGATGCTCGCCATTGCCTTTGAATCTTTGGTGAAAATTGCCGCCTTTCTGTTAGTGGGCATTGTCATCAGTTTTGGGGTGTTTGGCGGCTTTGGCGATATTTGGGATCAGGCGCTGTCGGCCAATCTGATTGAGCATCCCAAGCTCAGGCTCGAAACCATACTGCCGGATTTGGTGGTGGGGATTGCGGCCTTTTTGTGTATGCCGCGCCAGTTCCACGTGATGGTGGTGGAGTGTGCCAGCGAAAAGACCCTGAGCCGGGGCCGCTGGATTTTCCCGATTTATATTGCCCTGTTTGGTCTCTTTGTGGCGCCACTTGCACTGTCCGGCAAGTTGCTGCTGGGCGACAGCGTGCCAGCCGATACCTATGTCATCAATATGCCGCTGTTTATCGGCGCCGACTGGCTGGCTGTGGTGGCGCTGCTTGGAACCCTCTCGGCCGCGACCGGCATGGTGATAGTGGCGGTGGTGACCATTTCCATCATGGTCAGCAACGAGTGGCTGGTGCCGCTGATGCTTAGAGGCGGTCGCATCCGCGAAAAGAACTTTGCGCAGTTTTCGCAGTTTCTCTTGAACGCCCGTCGTCTGGCCATTGTGCTTATTCTTGGCATTGGTTATTTGTCGTTTTTGTATCTGGCCGACAGCGACTCGCTGGCGCATCTGGGGATGCTGGCGTTTGGCGCTTTTGCCCAGCTGGCACCGGCCCTGGTCGGCGGCCTTTACTGGAAACACGGTAACCGCGGTGGGGTGTTTCTCGGCCTTGGCGCCGGTTTTGGCTTGTGGATTTGGGTGCTGCTGCAAGGTGCAGGCGAGCGTCTTGCCAGCGCCGGACTGTCCGATGTCTGGCTGCTGTCCTATATCAGCCCCAATGTGAGCGATACCCTGCTGGCGCTGATGGTCAACACCATGTTTTACATTCTGGGCTCGCTGTGGTTTCGCGCCGGGGTGGTGGAACGTATTCAGGCGAGCAGCTTCGTCTCCCCCGGTGAGCTTAAGGGCGCCGGCGGCCGCAAAACCGGGCCTATCTCGCAGCAGGAGCTGCTGATCCTTGCCAGCCGCTTTGTCAGCCCCACCCGTGCCTATCAAAGTTTCAGTCGCTTCTCGGCGGAGGCGGTGAACCACGAAAGCTGGAATAAGGCCGCAAGCCCTGAGCTGATTGCCCATGCAGAACACATGCTCTCTGGGGTGCTTGGCGCTTCCAGTGCCGCGCTGGTGCTCGATTCGGTGATTGCCGGGCGGGATCTGGCCCTCGACGAAGTGCTCTCTTTAGTGGATGAAGCCTCCTCCAAGGTGATGTTGAGTCAGGAGATTTTGCGCGGCGCCATCGAGCATGCCTACGAGGGCATCAGCGTTGTCGATAAGGATCTGAATCTGGTTGCCTGGAACGCCCGTTACAGCGAGCTCTATCAGTACCCGGAAGACTTTTTACAGGCTGGCATGCCCATCAGTGAAGTGGTGCGCTTTAATGCCGCCCGCGGCTATTGCGGTGTCGGCGACATAGAAGATCAGGTGGAGCGGCGGGTGCAGCATATGCGAGATGGCACGCCTCACACCTCGGAGCGGGAGCGCAGCGACGGCAAGGTCATCAAAATTCAGGGTAACCCCATGCCCGATGGCGGTTTTGTGATGACCTTTACCGACATTACCCAGTACCGGGCTCAGGAGCGGGCGCTCAAGGATGCCAACGAGACCCTGGAGTCGCGGGTAAAAGAGCGCACCTACGAGCTTGCCATGCTCAACAGCCAGCTGCTGGAAGCCAAGGCCCAGGAAGAAATGGCCAACGCCTCAAAGAGCCGTTTCCTTGCCGCCGTGGGCCACGACCTGATGCAGCCGCTCAATGCCGCAAGGCTCTTTACCGCGTCGCTCTCCCAGTACACCAACCTCGATGACGAGGCGCGCACCACCCTATCCCACGTTAACAGCTCGCTGAAAATTGCCGGAGAGCTGCTTACCGATCTTTTGGACATTTCCAAGCTGGATTCCGGGATGGTGGAAGTAAACCGGCGCGACTTTTCAGTGTCGGAAATTCTTTCGGGGCTCGCGGTGGAGTTCGATGCCATGGGCAAGGACAATCAAATCCGCTTCACCATGGTATCGTCCAGCGCCACGGTCAACTCTGATCCGGCGCTGCTGAGAAGGGTGCTGCAAAACTTTCTCACCAATGCCTACCGCTATGCCCGCGGTGGCCGGGTGCTGCTGGGTTGTCGTCATCGTCCGGGTGAGCTTGAAATTCAGGTGCTGGACACCGGCTGTGGCATAGATGAAACCGAGCTGCATGAAATTTTTAAAGAATTCAAACGTCTCGCCAATCCGCAAAGCAAGGGTGTGAGTGGCCTGGGGCTGGGGCTTGCCATTGCCGATCGTATCAGCAAGGTACTGGGCCATGATATCAAGGTGGCTTCTGTGCTGGGGCGTGGCTCGGTGTTTTCTATCTGCGTGCCCCTTGGGAAAACTATCTCGACTCCGATGCCTGCCCGCCGCCCCGCGGTATTGCAGCCGCTGGCTGGGGTAAAGGTGCTTTGTATCGATAACGAAGAAGCCATTCTTGCCGGCCTTGAAAGCCTTCTCAGACGCTGGCAGTGCGAGGTGATTTGTGCCCGTGACCTTGGCGATGCCCGTATCAAGCTTGGTCTGAAGGGCGTTGCCCCCGACATAGTGCTGGCCGATTACCATCTGGACGATGGCCAGAATGGGGTGGATGCCATGGACGGTATTCGTTCGCTCTATGGCGAGCATTTGCCGGGGATCCTCATTACCGCCAACACCCGCAAGGATCTGGTGGAGGATGTGCAGCGCCGCGGTTATCACTACATGGCCAAGATGGTTAAACCCGCCGCGTTGAGGGCATTGATCTCCAGCCTGGTGAAGTCTTCCTCTGTTGCATAA